A genomic stretch from Arachis stenosperma cultivar V10309 chromosome 3, arast.V10309.gnm1.PFL2, whole genome shotgun sequence includes:
- the LOC130969268 gene encoding dof zinc finger protein DOF1.4-like, whose translation MLVNIMPPSTTNEWTQTQIIDDQNHNTKAEAPPPPSSSSARVMEKQGQEHVQQQQQQQALKCPRCDSSNTKFCYYNNYSLSQPRHFCKACKRYWTRGGTLRNVPVGGGCRKNTKRLKRQSSSSVDATPSPSSSSTHPPASNINPLFYGVPSSNNNNNNNNNSCDLLNLPSFPGFRVSSGYDNDIQPHLSGLGFSSGIMSNIEATGFGSNESNSFLSAYNSIFGSCSSSASTTLLSSTLLQHKFMNGGGFQGLATPEVEEMQMRERREGERGGVMGCSSLKEVKGELLGEERGRERLEWQNQMMEHTMGFSDPSSSLYWSTSSSPMAASSWNDQPNIGPSVTSLI comes from the exons ATGTTGGTTAATATCATGCCTCCATCAACGACTAACGAATGGACACAg ACTCAAATCATAGATGATCAAAATCACAACACCAAAGCTGAAgctccaccaccaccatcatcatcatctgctagggttatggaaaaacaaggTCAAGAACATGttcagcagcagcagcagcaacaagCTCTCAAGTGCCCTCGCTGCGATTCATCCAACACCAAATTCTGCTACTACAACAACTACAGCTTATCGCAGCCCAGACACTTCTGCAAAGCCTGCAAGCGATACTGGACAAGAGGTGGAACCCTCCGCAACGTCCCCGTCGGCGGTGGCTGCAGAAAAAACACCAAGCGTCTCAAGCGCCAATCATCTTCTTCCGTCGATGCcactccttctccttcttcttcttccactcaTCCTCCAGCTTCTAATATCAACCCTTTGTTTTATGGGGTGCCtagtagtaataataataataacaacaacaataactcTTGTGATTTGTTGAACCTGCCTTCTTTCCCTGGGTTCAGAGTGAGTTCTGGGTATGATAATGATATTCAGCCTCACCTAAGTGGGTTAGGTTTTTCATCAGGGATCATGTCCAATATCGAAGCTACTGGATTTGGTTCCAATGAGAGTAACTCATTTCTTTCTGCTTACAATTCCATCTTCGGTTCGTGTTCTTCATCAGCTTCTACTACCTTGCTGAGTTCCACTCTACTGCAGCATAAATTCATGAATGGTGGTGGATTCCAAGGGCTAGCTACTCCTGAGGTTGAAGAGATGCAAATGAGAGAGAGGCGTGAGGGAGAAAGAGGAGGAGTCATGGGTTGTTCTTCTTTGAAAGAAGTGAAAGGTGAATTATTGGgagaagagagagggagagagaggttGGAGTGGCAGAATCAGATGATGGAACATACCATGGGCTTTTCTGATCCCTCTTCTTCGCTTTATTGGAGCACATCATCATCACCCATGGCTGCTTCTTCTTGGAATGATCAACCCAATATTGGTCCTTCTGTCACTTCACTCATCTAG